Part of the Besnoitia besnoiti strain Bb-Ger1 chromosome Unknown contig00015, whole genome shotgun sequence genome is shown below.
ATGTCGAAAAGCTCTTTCACAAACATCAGTCAGCACTGCGCTCTAGTGGATCTTCGTCGCGCGGTTCGCTCGTCTCACCCAAAAGCTTttcgcgcgggcctcggcCCTGCCACCCTCGCCGGTCGGAACTCGAAATGGCTTCTGAAAAAATTGAACAAACAGAAAAAGCGCGAGAAAATCCACTCACATGTGCTTTCTTGCTCCCTCAGGACGCCTTCGAAGAAGAGACCTGTGAAGCAGAAACCCGACAGGGGAGTCTCCCCTGATCCTGCCTCGCGGACGTCCTCACCTTGGCGGCTTCCTCCAGTTCAGCGACGGTAAGCTTTCGCTGCTTTGCGTAGTAGGACGCGATGTTGCTCTCTTGCTGGAGGAACTTCCGCTgagtcgccgtcgccacctcctgcttcttcagcgcctcttcctgtccgcgagaagcagacCAAAGGAAAACTCCATGCCCGCGAACGAGACCGaatgcgcgccggcgccggtgcCGCAGGCaaaaagagacagagacgccaAGGAATCCCTCAGCACCTTCCCGAGACAGTCGCCCCGCGCACGCTACGAAGAAGCGCTGTGAAAGCAACTCGCCTGAGCATCTGATCGGAGTCACACATGCACATGGATCGCCCGCGTCGGCTTGTTCAGATGCACGCAGCGAATGACCTACGCACAGGGTGTCTCTTACCTCCTTTTTcgtgcgctgctgcgcctcccaGTCCTTTAGCTCGCGAGCGGACTTCTTCTTCTGGTCCTCGAAGTTGAGAAACAGGCAATGCTTGCAGAAGACCAAGCCCTGGGGCGTGCACACAGGCGACAGGGCCGTGCGATTACACAGCCAGCACGCctcgaagcgccgcagcgcattCGTGTCTAGCCGCTCGCGGATCGTGCCCGCATCtaaaagcagaaaaaagacgACCCAAGAAATTCAAAAAAAGCGAGTTCAAAACGACCGAAAACACGGCACTAACcgggcgggagggggggggggcgtggGGAGTAAGGAGGGGCACGGAGCCCCTCTGTGGAGACCTagcggcgagcggccgcatgcgcgacagAACACAACTTGGTCGTGCAGCGTCCGGAGATCGAATCAGAAACGACACAAGTTTGTTCTCGCAACAGCCAACCAACGCGACGGGGTCGTTTTCACGGgctgcgcgcagcggcggcgcgagcagctctgtcgcgcgccctcgccgatCCCAAGCTGCGATGAAAATATCCTCGCAATATTCATCGCAGCTTAGCTGTGAAACAAGCTGCAGAGCCCGGATGCAGTGCACACAGTGCCGAAGGAAATAGAGGCAGACTTGAAATGGAACCAAGGCAGATTTGAGATGGGACAGAAGCAGATTTGAGATGAACAGAGGCAAATTTCGGGCTGAGGAGAGACGATACCTTTCAGCTTCTTCCGCTCGTGGTAAGAAAAAAgcggcgcgctcgtcgcATTCTTGCTGTGCCGAGACATGCTGGGAGGGGAAAAAACCAAAACAAAGAGGGAAACACTCGAGAGAAAGGTctgagaggcggaagaaaggcggacgaagacgccgcagagagaagggaacAGGAAcagggcgcgagaggagaggaaccgctgccgcgacggcagatgaggcagcgacgagacGGAGAGCAGGGCAACGAACCCGATCGGGACTGAAGAAAGACTtgaaagacgagagagagaaataAAACCCGCATACGAAACGATAGGATACTTGTCAAcacggcgagcgagcggcgagacgacgcagggcgGAAAGAAGTGGATTCTGGCAGAACGAAGGCGCCAGAGAAGATGGAGAGGCCTGCGAGAATGAAGAAGGCCTTGACGATGAGAAAAGGCCCCGAGAAAGGGCGAAACACAAACAAAGTGAAGAAGCAAGGCGagaacgcgaaggcgaacggGGCAGCAGAGCGAAGCTTCAGTCTGCGCACGTggctcttcctctcgctctctctcactCGCGCGTAGCCGTTGGTAGAGCGAGCGGTGAGGAAACAGCCGACTGAAAAAAAGGGGAAAAAATGACGGTTTGGAAGCGATGTTCGAGGATATACAACTTCAGCTGtacgcgcgcgcatgcaccaGGTCTATAATAAAAAAACATGCGAAAACACGCAGAGTCGGCGGTCAGGTCCCTTGCGGCAAGGCTGGGGAGACTCTCGGTTAcggaagcagcggcgcgtgtgCACTTCTCATTCATCCCTCGGCAATCTTCTTCGGCTTTAGCCTCAGTTTTTGACTGTCATCTTTCttgctctgtctctcgtttCGATGCTGCAGTTCTCAAGAaagcgagagacacgcgtcTGCATTGCTGTCTGCAGGGCGAGCCGCTTGTTTTTCGCTAgctgcgagagaagagactcgCGGCGAACCCCTCTGTGCAGTTTTCCATAGTGAGTCGTGGCGGCCGTTCCTCTGTAACACGTAGAACGACGAGCGGCTGCCTCCCTTTTCggtctgcttcgcgtgctTTTTGAAGAAGGTCTAAGGCGCCTTGCCGTCGtccctgctgcggctgctgagctgcagcgccctcgtgtgtgtgtgttcgAGATTCCCTCTAAAAACTGAGGCCCCTCGCAAAGCCTGGAAGTACGAGAAAAACCGCGCCCATTTTTTTTCGTCaggctctcggcgcgcgcagctgaggcgACGCCACCGCGCGACAGGGAGGCCTTGCTCCCAGCCCGCACTCGCGCGCTGGCCTCCTATCGAGCCGCAAGCGCCCACGCGGAGTCTTCCCTATCCTCCTTCCCTTCGGGCCTTTCCTGTCCTCCGCATCTGTCTGCACTCTCTCGCTTGTCTGCAGGTGCTGCCGCCGGGCTTTCGAGTCGaagcctctcctctctctctgcctgcctCCCCGTGGAGTCTCCCGGGTGCGCGCCGTCTTCCCTCGTCGGTTTTTCGCCTCGTGtcgctctttttctctccgcaTGGGGTTGTTTTCGGTCTttgcgcctgccgcgagggcggaaggcgctccggtcgcggcggcggagtcgccggCGGGGCTGCGTGGAGTCGTGcagcctccctcgcctcccgaGTGCACGTGTTTTTCGCGCTTTCTCTGCGACAAGCGCGTGATTCAGGAGCAAGTCTTCCTGGAGCGCCACGTCGACGCCTTCCACCTGCTTGCGCGACTCTACGCTCAGTATCCGCCGCACCTGCTGCAGAACGACCCTGACCTCGTCGAAGTCGTGTACCGCTTCTCGCTGACCGACTCGGTCTACCGCATCCTCGAGCaagacgcgtgcgcggcgaagctCCGGGAGCGACCCAAggccttctctcgcctcgcagaAAAACTAtccttctcgtcgctgcACTCCGCTCCGTCCTGCCCCCCGCGGGAGGCAGActgcgcccgcagagaggacgaggaaggcggcggcgctgggagACCTgagggagagcgacgcggcgaaggcggagaactCGCGTCTccagacgcgcaggagaaggcgaagtcTGAGACGtcgctccgctgctgctcggcggAGACCTGCAGCCTGCGGCAGTTCTGCGAAACGGGCGAGtgcagctgtctccgcctggcACGAGAGTGGCGAGGTCCCGCGAGCTTCCCTGAAGGCCCTGGGGCCCCAGGGGGGCggcaggagggcgagactTTGACGCAGGGAGGGGTGAGCGTCCACGCGGCTGACAAGGGGCAGACAGGCGCGGAGAACGCGGCGAACGGCTGTTCTGGTCTTCCTGAGTCGATGAGGCCGTTGGCAGGCTCGCTCCTCGAGGCCGTCCTCGCGCAGCCGATCCACCCTCTCGTGACTGGAAAGGTCCCAGGGCCATGGTAGGCTCAAAAAGTCTGGGTTCTAGAAAATGGAAAGGATTTTTTTTGGAGCTGGGGTTTGGGCGAATCTTTTGAAGGAGGCAGCACGCACAGCTGCAGCACTACACgtggaaggagagagagtctaacagcggcgctcgcggggtgagcgaggcggcgactgcggTAGGCagctcgcgtcttctccttgCCCTTTGAGAGCGTCCGTTTGTGTGAaggtttttttcttcgcaggCACTGCGCGGTGTCTGACGGCACCATGAGCGTCTACGTGCGGAACTACGAAGACAATCGCGAGCTCCTCACCTTTCGCATCGaaggcgaaagcgacgcgccgctgctcagcATCCTCTCAGTGCTCAACGAAGTGGACCTCTTCAAGCTTTGGGTCCCCTACTACTCGCAGCCGTTCAAgtgagcgacgcgcgcagcgcagatgaggagaacgaagagaTAAACACTCCAGTCTCCGCCAGCGGGAGTTGGCTGTTACAAAGAAAGAGAGATGCAAGAGTGGAAAGAAAGCGGGAAAAGGACGAgaagcgaagcagaaaaGGTTGAGTTGCTCCTTCACTAGCGCCGAGGGAGATGAATCTCCAGTTGCCTCCGTGCGACGTCGTGGTGCATCGTCGAGTTGTCTGCGCGTCGACCCTCGAGTCTTTCGAGGGCATCTTTGCCGGGGGGTTCGGGGCGGAGACAGATGATAAGTACCAGAGGTCGGGTGAAAAATGAGAGAATGCGTCCACCCGAAACCCACGTGAAAGCACAcgcagctgtctcctctttttttctctccaggCTCGGACTACGGCAAGCAGACTCCACCTCGATGGGACGCGTCGACCAGCTCGTGCAGTTCCACGTGGACTTCCCCTGGCCCTTCTCGAACAGGTGactttttttgtttttgctCACTGTGTGTGCTCGTCTCAGCGTTTAGGGTCTAGGACGCCTGTGACTTTTTGGAAAATAACTTTCCCCCCGCTGAGGCACTTGCTTGGGGGGAAGCTAAAAAGAGTAGATGCATCTGTCTGCCTCCCTTTAAGGCtcgtcagccgccttctAGGACTAGGCGATTAAGTGCTGCAGCAACGTGTCTAAAACGACTAAAACGCGTTTTCATATTGCACATCTATATAAATAACGTCTGCGTACGGAAGTGCACGTATCTGTGcgtatacatgcatgtacgCATATGTGTATGCAAGTACGTACGCCTTCAGGTGCGGACAGACGCCGGcagtgcggcagcggcaaAGGAAGATCGAGACATGCAGCGAAATCCATGCATCGACCGCAGTTGGTTGCGTTCGCCACGTTGTTTTCAGAGATGCCTTGTTCGAGGTGTGGGCAGTAGACGATTTTGAGCGCAACTCGCAGATTGTCGTGAAAATGACGACTCTCGACCATGAGAACCCgagccctcgcgcgcgcgtagTAAGCTGACACAAAATTGTAGAGGGCGGAAAGTCCACCTGCGCCTCTAGAGTGGGTGGCTCCCtctgccgcccccctcctcccccccgtcCAGTACCCATCAGATCACACttgaagctagactccatgttaccCTTCCTAACATGGGATTCCGAGGTTcatataaactaccttttctGCCCCGTTATCCTACCCCGCGCTTCCGTGACGTTCCTCCGGTCGAGAGGCCTTAAGGCCTTAGCCAGAGAAGAGAATGCGTGTTCGTTGTGAGAGTTGTGAGAGTGTTTTTCGACTTTGTCGCGCCGCTCGTACGCGTGTCTcccgccgctctcttctcATCTTTGTTCTCAGCCGGTGCCCAAGCCAGCCAAGGGGGTGGAGCGCATGTGCGTCGACGGGAGTCTCGTGATCTCGCCTCGCGGAAGCCACAGTTctttccttcgcctcgtATGGCATGAAAactgccgcatgcgcgtgccGATGAAAATGGTCGACTTCGTGTCCAGGTGAGCGACGCCCCCGCGACCTGCGAATCGAGACTCCTCCCCAGCGCGAGCGTGACGCATAGACTTCCCGCGAGTGGAGATCGCACCCCATTCGACGACGCCACACAGACACTCGTAGCTCCGCGCCTTTACACGCACAAGAAATCGAACTGAAACACCAGAAAGCGCTCAAAGGGCAgtggcagctgcgcgtctgcgcagccgtGGCTGGGGATGAGAGGGCAAGTTCAGAAAGACGAGAGACAACGCTGGCAACGAGGGAGAACGCCGGGGGAGAAGACAGCGGGCTCGAAAAGACGCGGTAGCGCGTCGGGATCTTCACCGTGTGTCGCTCGAGCGTTCAGTtctgtatgtgtatgtatccGTGCAGCTTTCCGCGAGCATGCAGACAGATTCGTGCGTATGTATATTTCTGCCTGCTCAACTGTGTCATCTCCGGAGTGAGGTATCAATATCGCCTCTCTGTAGTTTACTAATTGCATTAAGATTCGTCGTCGTGGTATGCGCGTCACGTCGGTGGCAAAAATCCAcacgtatgcatgcattcgCGTCCACGCCTTGCGTCTGTGTTTGGCATTTCCTGTTCTGCTCTCAGCATTGTCGCGAAAGGCGCGTTCAATTCgttccgcgccgcgtgcaAGACGGCGATGGATGGCGAGCACCaggagcggcggaagaagaaccGATTTCTCTACGGCTTCATCGAGAATAGACTCGCCGAAGTCGGGCTCCACGGCGAAGGTCTCGACGCCCTCAAGGCCGATCGCGATCTCTCAGGCTCGCAGGTGAGCACTGCGAACCTAAAACCTACAGCGGAgaaaaggcgccgcgcgaggggagAGATCTTTCACGCTCGCGCCAGGAGGGGAACTCGTTCGCAAGCTGAAAGGCGCGTTGCTTCGTAGTTGGAGCACGGCATTCGCACGTAGAGAGACGCCAGGCGAAGCAGGTGGCGGTGCATGATTGAGTAGAAGAATGCAGATTTGTATGACTGAACGGTAACGGTTGCAGAATACACTGTAATAAtaatacatacatatatacatatgtatatataaatatatctgCATCGTAGTCGAGGTCGGCGTGTATACGCGGAGACCAGAGGATCGCGGGCTCGTTGTTTCATGCTTGACAACAACGGCACACGTCACGGATCAAGGCACCAAAAACATGAATTTTTATGTAgaacgcatatatatatatatatgcatgcatgcatgcatgcatgggTGCCTCCAAGTGTGTGGAGAGATACACGCGCTGTCGGTGTGAATGGACCCAGCTCCTCTGTGCCACGGGGTTCAGGCGACGGCTGAGACGGAAGTGAAGCGCGAGGTCTCTGAGAAGTTCGAGCAGaatgaagacgaagaggagttctttgacgcggaggaaggcgtggaaggcggcgggacttgcgcagccagcgcgaggcgggagagTTCCGAAGCAGGTGCGAAGTGACGCTGAGCTCGACTTTGCAGCAGTTCCT
Proteins encoded:
- a CDS encoding uncharacterized protein (encoded by transcript BESB_027780); amino-acid sequence: MGLFSVFAPAARAEGAPVAAAESPAGLRGVVQPPSPPECTCFSRFLCDKRVIQEQVFLERHVDAFHLLARLYAQYPPHLLQNDPDLVEVVYRFSLTDSVYRILEQDACAAKLRERPKAFSRLAEKLSFSSLHSAPSCPPREADCARREDEEGGGAGRPEGERRGEGGELASPDAQEKAKSETSLRCCSAETCSLRQFCETGECSCLRLAREWRGPASFPEGPGAPGGRQEGETLTQGGVSVHAADKGQTGAENAANGCSGLPESMRPLAGSLLEAVLAQPIHPLVTGKVPGPWHCAVSDGTMSVYVRNYEDNRELLTFRIEGESDAPLLSILSVLNEVDLFKLWVPYYSQPFKLGLRQADSTSMGRVDQLVQFHVDFPWPFSNRDALFEVWAVDDFERNSQIVVKMTTLDHENPSPRARVPVPKPAKGVERMCVDGSLVISPRGSHSSFLRLVWHENCRMRVPMKMVDFVSSIVAKGAFNSFRAACKTAMDGEHQERRKKNRFLYGFIENRLAEVGLHGEGLDALKADRDLSGSQATAETEVKREVSEKFEQNEDEEEFFDAEEGVEGGGTCAASARRESSEAGSADSGELLACAALTLFTGSYEWL
- a CDS encoding Zn-finger, RING domain containing protein (encoded by transcript BESB_027770); protein product: MSRHSKNATSAPLFSYHERKKLKDAGTIRERLDTNALRRFEACWLCNRTALSPVCTPQGLVFCKHCLFLNFEDQKKKSARELKDWEAQQRTKKEEEALKKQEVATATQRKFLQQESNIASYYAKQRKLTVAELEEAAKKPFRVPTGEGGRAEARAKSFWVAQNTPSAAAAEAKPPKKSLVCPITQKPLKLKQLVYLKPELLDDKETEFNRWACAVSKRAITNQKAAAVIPTGDVVLMDCLEKYVLNKKGGHYGDKIITKADIIPLVPGGTGYSSHNTVEGVVRQACIQ